In the genome of Impatiens glandulifera chromosome 6, dImpGla2.1, whole genome shotgun sequence, the window atttggtatttgaaaaataaaattattcatttatttacgTGATTTAAACAAGATTACAATGAAAAACAGAAATATTGcataaaaatctcaaaagattaaaaaaatcacaataaaaataaatattgtccAATAAAAAATCACACAAGAGCAACAAAAACATCAAGTAGTCTTGAATTCTACCATTTCGTAAGTCATATAATGTcataaaacctaaaaaaaaaaaatctaagttaTATTGTTTTactaacaaattatattttttactttttaaacaaaaaaaatttacttttttagtaaaaaatatttttaaaataaagagacaATCATATAAATGcaactatttcaaaaaataataaacatgtcaaaaacttaaCTTGCATAATGTAATTGTAAAACTCcaatcaaaagaaaaataaattaaacaaacaataaatataGAATATGTCTGAAAAAAGAAAGACCCATAGAATTGTTTTGAGAAGGACCATGTAAAACTACATGTTTCtccacaatatttttttatgtcacCACTTCAAAAGTGGTTGTCCATTCCATTTTTTCACCACATCCAGGATAACATCCATGAGTCATCTTCATCACTGTAGATTATTTCTGTTTCATTCTTTTCTCCAACATTGCCTGCTTCTGGTTCATTAGCCGTAGGCATTTCCCCATTAACCAAAGGCGTCGAGACATTGTCTTCCTTTGAACCTAGCATAAATAAGATAAAGGGAAAAATAGATTAAGCTAATcactttatctttaaaatagataaacaaaattaactatAATGTAATCAAAGTTTACCTAAGGTTTCACAGGCTTGAACATTAAGGTTGGGAGATGTATTAAGATCGAGCTCTAATGGAGCAGCAACCACATGAGGAACCGTCTCTAACATTCTTCTCTGTTCTTCTGGTGATTCAAGAAGTTCTCTCTTATCTAGTACTTCAAACAATGTAACCACTTAGCAGGTTAAGAATAACAatgatatcaaataaaaatgtgCAAAACATGAGAAATTGTTAGCTCTTATGTTTGAAAATGACATtcctattttaatttagattatatttcATGAAAACACATGGGAAAACTATGAGAAATATTAGTGATCTAATAAAGGATATTCTGCTCTCCGCCCTTTCTCATTATAAAAATCGATACGATTGCCCAAAGATACTAATTCTCTTTCAATTGCCTGCAAAATCCAATTCAAAAagaaacattatatatatatatatatatccctgACCAAGCAAAAAGATTGAGAAGAAAAAACATACATGATTTGTGATCTCTACATGCAAAGATCTGGCCTTCATATCAAGGTCCACCTATTACAGTACAGGGTAATACAcggtattttattaaaatttaaatttttaagtcAATGCagtataatataaatgagagtCATTTAAATCTAATgacaaaaaataatacaaaaacacAAGTCCTCAAAGTGTCACCAAACATACCCGAATCACAACTGAATTAACCATTTGGAAAACAACAATTAAAACATAAGTCAATATgctcacaaaaaaaaacaaacataaaaaactaGCGTTAATGAGCTTGGAGTTCCTCAAGAAGATcaaacacatattttttttatacaattgaaaatattttgatgtataAATCGCCCATGTTAGAAGtcagaatttttaaaaaaaaaaggtataaTAAGAGATTATACTATGGTAATAGGCCCTGGGAGAGACAAATCACAATATAATATATGCAACAAGTTATACAAACACATGAGAGCACTTACTACAGTGGGCCTAGGGATTGAACCATCCTCCACTCTTTTCCTCAAGTCATCCACTTCATCCTGCAAAactcaaaatcattataaagttaaaaatactAAGAAAAAACCATTTAATTATGTCTTCATATCAGAGTCTTCCCACAACTAGATACCATAGAGAGTAGTCTGGTTGTACTCTATTTTCaaacaaacacaaaattttaacattaaaatatataaacatgaaCAGAACATGATGTTATGATGGTTGATAAGCAATCGAGGAGTATTATTCTCAAAAAATGGGGATTAGAGCGACATCATTGTGGAATAAAGATGGATCAAAGAGGATTATGTTGATTATTTATGAATAGTAGTGTGAAACAACAGAAAAACTATGCAAATGAATGTATTGAggacaaaaatgaaaattaaatcaaactctaattgaaaataataaaattgtttagcaaaacttttcattaataagttcaagtttttttaattttctttagttACTTGCAGGTCTAGGAAATTGTTGTGTGTAATTTACCTCGTCGAATATACCATCGAATAACTTCTCTACATCTAAGTCAATGTTTACTCTCCCAGTTGAGGCTTGCAGGTTAACCTTCATCTTATCATCCTGCATAATCCGATTCACACCTAACCAAGTATGGAGAAAATTAATCGTAGTTCCAAAATAAAACTAGTGCATCCAATGAAAAATCAAGAATAGATGAAacatataaaattgatataatttattaatatggaTGCATGATATGTGCAAATACAAACCTGTTATTAGCACGAGTTGAAAACGGTTTTTCTGCGAGTAATCCATTGGGTCTGATCTGATTTTCACAAAGCAGCCTATTACTTTGGCATCAAAAGCCTCAGACTCGTTGTTATCCAACATTTTTTTCACTAGACTCTTCATGAGAAAGACAAGCTTGATGTTTTCCTCAACAATTGATGCAAAACAACTTTTTGGACCCTCCTCCTGCACTTCCTCTGTTTCTGCAGCTTCCTTAATTGTGCTTAACGTTCTCTTCTTTTTTGTTGACGCAGTCACACCATCATCATCCTCATCCGATAAAAATGACCAGAATTCATCGTCGAGTACTTCAATGTTTTCAGCAAAATGGAGTTCTAGGAggtcatatattttgtttttgttcaatGTTTTCTTCTGAAATAGTGATTGTAATCTCGCATCACACaaaaccttcttcttcttttccatACTACATAAGTTGTTATCACTGATGTATCGACTGACAATAGAAGACACCTCATACTGTGATAATTTATCGATTGTCTGTTTACCAATAGATGTAAGAAATTCGATGAGAGCTTCTGATCCCCAgtcaataaattttcttttcgGTTTGGCGGTTTTGTTTTTGCTTCCAGACGCTTCATCTTTGGATTTCTTCATTACTTGTGGGgactttatttctttttcttcatcttcactataGAAGCTTGACATTGTATCGCTTTCTGAACTCTCAACCAAAACTGAGTCAGAACTAATACTTTTGTTCCAATTCTTAAGAGCAGTATTTGCAGATTGAAGATCTTCCGATGTCAAATTCTCCTCCTTCTTAATTATAACCCAATATTCCAAGAATAGACACTCAAATGTTTCTCGATTACTAAAGTCCAAAGAATTCTGCATAACAAGGACAAAACAAAATTGAAGGACGTGTTCATAGAAAGGACAGTTAATAAAGTTAGAAAGCACATTGGTTGCAATTGCTAAGATGTTTAATAGGATGGTCTAACTGAATTCATATAACTGGATTCTTTCATACCTGAAACTCGAGAGCATGATCTATTAACcccaaatatttaaatttcaacTATCAGTAATTGGTTTTCTTTTTAGTTTAGGAAGCGAGCTCGACCCCCACAGTAATAACCCcactataattataatttaaggTGTTTTTAGTAGGAATCGAAATGATAAAACGCTTACTACTTCAGCTACCATAGTGggttatatatagagagagagataaattttgaggataaaagaaaaatgtgataaggatttatttgagaaattctGGAAAGCTCTTAAAAAATGTGTTTGGGGATAAAGCTAAACAATTTTCTTAAAGAATCTTGAGGCTTCATCAATTTTCTTCAAACAATTTCACTTCACAACTCTATTTGAAAGAAGTTAGCACTCAAGTTTTATTGTTCTCAATGGGGAAGAGAACGCAAAGTCCAAACCTTTAACCAAGTTTTAACTTTTATTGAGTACTAGCAAAACACTTGCTAATAGATTTAAAGCTCTAATCCAGAATCTCATCTCACATCATCAAATGAATTTTGTTTATGGAAAAATTATTGATGCATCTATCATCGCTAAAGAACTAGTCGATTCAATTGATAGAAGAAAGAATGAAATAGAGTTAGATATCCTAAAAATGGATGGGTTTTGAGGAGAAATGAAGGAAGTGGTCAAAACCTGTATCATTGAACcaatgttttatattataatcaaCTGTGAAGTTACCAGATTCTTCAAAAGCTCAAAATGGCTAAGACAAGGGTTATCCTCTCTACTTTTCACAGTTTTCATGGAAGAACGGTTGAAGATCTTTAAGAAAGAAGTTAGTTCGTGCCTGTTTGTGGGAATCAATGCAGGGATTCTGAGGCGAACTTATTTTTCACTTCTATTTGCAGACATTATTAGTTTGTTAAAGAGCAATACATGAAGACATAggaaacataaacataaacataaactaAGTCTGTCTTCATGTAATGCTCTCTATCTTAAGAAATTTCTTGAAAATCCTAAGGTTAACAGACATAATTCACATTCATAGCTTCACTTGAAACATAAATCATTATTCTTCACCAAAAAAGACAGTCAAgcaaaaagaagaaacaaagcaCACTGCTTCAATTAGAGTATAAAGAAAATTCAAGCATACCCCGTCAGAGTCTACAGTTTCGCCTGCCTCCCCAAGTAGTGCAAGCTTCACACAACTATGACAGAACCCTTTGGTGTCTTTAATACATGCAAAATCAACGCTATCTGCACACTGCTGACACACGCCTTTTGGACAGCAAAAGCAGTGATATTTCGCAGTCTTATTGCAATTAAAACAATAATGACACCCTGtaatagacaaaaaaaaattatatagcaTGACATTTGTATAACTATTGACCCGTTTATATCAacaggaaagcaatgatgctgaaaatttcttttttgttatatGTGTATGTGTAAATCTATTAATGCATGCTGACTCATTTCCTACTCatcctattaaaataaaataataaaactaaattatttcaGGTTTTTAAAACTAACATTCATGTCTAATTATGTTTCAGTACTTGTAAAACATTAAGAATAGAAatgtaacaataaaattatttttttctactaaAAGCTCTGAGATATAAATTTAGAAGAATCCAAGTTAATTTCAATTGATACCAGTAAAGGTTCAAATCATTCATGTCTCTAACTCATCACTTGTGAGGGAAGTATATTTCAGAATGATAACTTTCAATCATTTACAAAAATGGATGTATAAAAATGTGGAATTTCTACAACAATCGAAATAGACACTAACTTTGGCAAATCCTAAGTTGATTACATGacttttattcataaaaatgaaggattttatttcaaatggaaaaaataagaaggaaaaaatataagatttgaTTACTTACCACAAGCCCAATTAGATTTACTACGCAAAAAAGAGTCAACCTTCTCCACACACTCGGGATGATAAGCTTTTAGACACTGCCTacaaccaaaaaccaaattaTAATCATGTTTTGCCCAAACTTCCAAACAAGCAGAAAAAGTCTTGTTCAATCAATGTATGAAAACATTGAATGATACTAATTTTTTCTGTTACCTAACAATTGCCGAAATATGCATTCAATTGAATACCAAACAACTCTATATCATGTTACAAAGATACCAAAGAGCCAAATACTTCATATATGACATAATTGATGTTCCTTTTGCTTTTTACTTTACTCCCACTGTTCCagatcaaacaaattcaaatctAAGTCTAATTTCACCTAAAGAGTTACTTGTAGAATTCTGAAATTTCCCTTCTTATCCCCACAAATCATTGCAGTTGTGTTTGTAAAACATTACAAAGTTGTAAAATGTGGCTAGATGTTACATGCAACACATCTACATGTCCCCTTTGACTAGAGAAGAACAAATCttaaaaaaagaagacaaaataatCGATTTTTGTTCTGGATTGAATAGACCCAAAGAAATTGAGGCATGGCTAAGCTTAATACTTACTTGTAGTCACAAACCCGTAAAGACCCACCATCTTTGCAAACAAAGCACCAATCCTCTGCAATTTCTTCCTTTCTAATCTCCTGTTTCTTCCTCTTAGCCCTTGTATTCCACTTCATCTTAAAAAAAAGATCCTTCAATCAAAATCCAAGAACAAAAATTATCAACCCGCAAAGAACTTCCCTGTAAATGAACGTTCCAACTTCGTCTCCGGTAAGAGAAACAACGGGAATTCTCTCTTTAAAGTTATGAAATATTACAATAAAGTTGAACAGTATTAATAACGTTAAAACAAATACGACAGAATCTgcagaaaagaaaagaaaagaaaaattatgttttcaatGTATGATTTCAAAGTGGGAAACAATGGTGTAGAGATGGTGTAGAGATAGAGAGCATACACGTGTTGAAAGAACTATCGAAGTGAGAAATTATCATCTACCATCCCTAATCAGATGGTATGGTGAGAACATGTTCAAGCACAGAAAAATTACAgcaaaatgaaaataagaagtTCAATACAATGAATCAATTTTAGTAGTATAGACAATACATTTAGATGTTATactcaaaatcaaatttgaactataaaaatagaaataattttttttttttagaacatgTGAAATAAGAATAAGTATAATAGATAGAAATGTAGTGTTTGTTTAAGagtattaattatttcattctcatttATAATGTTTGGATATTTACTTTTTCATatgtaatatttgaatttattatagataaattattaatattatttgataaataaaattagtattaatatttttattttattttttattatattttatttaattaaaaatataaaatatttttatttttatatcataattatttaaagtatataaaatgtttaaattgaataatttaaatttttttaattataaataaaaaattatctataaacataaataatataagataatatctttaaaatattatatataaataattaatattatatataaataattgatcaaataaaatataatattttacttaataacatataaaaaaattttaataacattttttattaattttttttaatattttttaaatgtattgtttatataaaattgttattttattttttaagtttttatattttaattaaattattataattttattattaatatataatatttaaaattgattatataaaaataattatattattattagttattgtaattattattaaaatttattttattaattatattttattttaaataatttcctaatattatttaaataattaaaataatttttttaaataaataatttattttttatttattatattaattataagagaacgtcaaatataattataaaagaaaaatatatataatattataattatgagagaatAAAGATGAGAAAGATGTTAAATTATTGTgttacttataataaactctacaattgTTAATAATAGTTTATTGGATTTGTATTTAGGTTTGGGTCTAACCATAACTAAGAAatgtttaagttttatttttttgaatgtgtatcctataaatatgttattatttaaagtttatattgATAAATACATAATtctaaaaagataaaatgtgagACAAAAACactaattagagtttattgggtttgtatttaaGTTTGGCTTAAGCCTGACCAAGTTGTTTAAGTTTTATtagtttaccctataaatatgttattataagggtttacattaatgaaaatagaattttagagagataaagtgtgagacaaaaactctatattttttcttcttcatattgAAATTTAGTGGCGGTTAAAGTGAATGTAGCTTATTTGAGTGAACcattataaatttgtgtcttcttgtgtttttcttttcttgcgTTTTATATGTCGTTTTAAGTAGATCAGATTTggggatccaaatcctaacaactgttATCATAGCAGTTAGGCTAGATCGGAGCATTGGAAACGATAGGAAGTGATAACAGTGTAAGACTATGGAATGGAAGATTTGATAGAACAGATTATGCATTTTAGAAGATGCAGATTGAGGATTATCTCTATGAAAAGAATCTttatgttcctttgagtgaaaactagagaagatggatgaagctgaatgaaaACTCCTTGATAAACAGCTTTTGGAAGTTGTCCAATTGACGCTAGCCAAAACTTTTGCTCACAacgtagcaaaggagaagaccacaaTGGGTCTAATGAAAGCTCTCTCTAATAtatatgagaaaccatctgctaacaacaatgtacatttaatgaaaatactCTTCAATtaaagaatggttgatggtacttttgtcactactcatttgaacgaatttaatataattgtgAATCAACTACTATCTATTGAGAtagattttggggatgaagttagtgttttgattttgttagcatctctaccaaatagccGAGAACCTCAACAATTAGTAACTCTATTGGAAattctaaattgaaatttattaaagttaaagATCATATTCATGCTAGAGGGTTCgtaaaattaattatggtaaaacgttcaaaggttctactctaaatattgaaaataggGACAAAggtaatgataaaaatttcaatCGGAGTAAGAGAAGATCTATGTTAATCCAAGTCTGAGTGGACATTTGATTGCTGAAATTGTGGTAAGTTGGGTCACTTAAAGAGGAACTGTAAAGTACCAAAGAGAAACAGTGACGATGAAAACGATGGATCCAACGCAATTACAGAAATTGTCACTAATGCGTTGTTTCTGTCTCCTGATATTCTGATAGATTAATAGGTTGTGGACTCatgagcgtctttccacaccactgcccacaaagaattactGGAGAATTATGTAGCTGGAAACTATGGTAAAGTTtttctcgcagatggtgagccactggatattgttggcatgggagacatcaaattgaagatggaaaatgattatgtttggaagattaataaggtgagacacatttcaGGTTAAATgcgcaattttatttttgttacacAATTTGATGAAGAATGACACAATTTTAATTGTGGAAATGTTGCGTGGAAGTTGACTAAGGAGCAATaattgttgctcgaggtcacaaaattagaacgttatacacgacttcaacttgtagatAAACAGTTGTTCAtatagttgatgactcgaagaacaatgAGATGTGatattgcaggttgggccatatgagcaaaaaatggatgaaaattcttttaaagaatAGACATATTCCAAAACTGAAGTTTGTTAAACATcaattatgtgaaaactgcattcttggaaaacaaaaaatgagt includes:
- the LOC124943606 gene encoding uncharacterized protein At5g08430-like — protein: MRCHYCFNCNKTAKYHCFCCPKGVCQQCADSVDFACIKDTKGFCHSCVKLALLGEAGETVDSDGNSLDFSNRETFECLFLEYWVIIKKEENLTSEDLQSANTALKNWNKSISSDSVLVESSESDTMSSFYSEDEEKEIKSPQVMKKSKDEASGSKNKTAKPKRKFIDWGSEALIEFLTSIGKQTIDKLSQYEVSSIVSRYISDNNLCSMEKKKKVLCDARLQSLFQKKTLNKNKIYDLLELHFAENIEVLDDEFWSFLSDEDDDGVTASTKKKRTLSTIKEAAETEEVQEEGPKSCFASIVEENIKLVFLMKSLVKKMLDNNESEAFDAKVIGCFVKIRSDPMDYSQKNRFQLVLITGVNRIMQDDKMKVNLQASTGRVNIDLDVEKLFDGIFDEDEVDDLRKRVEDGSIPRPTVVSALMLLDKRELLESPEEQRRMLETVPHVVAAPLELDLNTSPNLNVQACETLGSKEDNVSTPLVNGEMPTANEPEAGNVGEKNETEIIYSDEDDSWMLSWMW